A single window of Vanessa atalanta chromosome 27, ilVanAtal1.2, whole genome shotgun sequence DNA harbors:
- the LOC125074377 gene encoding chorion class B protein PC10-like, whose translation MSFKIVFCLSTVLLQTISGQYIGKGFNGGVIGAGLAAAENAALANSMAYGAPLAANGLAYEAAISANGPYGPNLAPGSSITNGGGFRVTSSSPIPASGVSVQSENLVIEGPLAVSGQLPFLGVVALEGPLPAAGQGAVAYGCGNGNVGIVNEGVEPVVAPAYANGLPNGLGYNGLPNGLGYGPIY comes from the exons ATGTCTTTCAAAATAGTATTCTGTCTCTCAACTGTTCTTCTTCAG ACAATATCAGGACAATACATCGGTAAAGGATTTAACGGTGGCGTCATCGGTGCTGGCTTGGCTGCTGCTGAAAATGCTGCTCTGGCTAATAGTATGGCCTATGGCGCACCCTTGGCAGCAAATGGCTTAGCATATGAAGCCGCAATATCAGCCAATGGACCATATGGACCCAATTTAGCTCCTGGTTCAAGTATCACAAACGGTGGTGGTTTCAGAGTAACGAGTTCCTCTCCAATCCCAGCAAGTGGTGTTTCAGTGCAGTCTGAAAATTTAGTAATTGAAGGTCCATTGGCAGTCTCAGGCCAGTTACCATTCTTGGGTGTAGTGGCATTGGAAGGTCCGCTGCCAGCTGCTGGCCAGGGTGCAGTTGCCTACGGTTGCGGTAATGGTAATGTTGGCATCGTGAACGAAGGAGTTGAGCCTGTGGTAGCTCCAGCATATGCTAATGGGCTCCCAAATGGTCTTGGTTACAATGGGCTTCCTAATGGTTTAGGCTATGGgccaatttattaa
- the LOC125074236 gene encoding chorion class B protein PC10-like isoform X1, whose amino-acid sequence MYKAVLFVCALGLAIQSIAGACLGAGLGYGLAEPFGYAGTLGAPCGAYGSYGAYGGYGLGAVGASYGGGLVVTSASDYPTGVTVLSENFIEGPLAVAGALPFLGTVGLEGILPTAGAGVVSYGCGNGEVAILAEDVAPLGLGYGGLGYAGLGYDGIGYGGFGYGGLGCGGLGYDGLGFGGLGYGGLGYDGLGYGGLGYGGFRGGCGCGALI is encoded by the exons ATGTACAAGGCTGTGCTTTTTGTCTGCGCTCTGGGGCTCGCGATCCAG tccaTTGCTGGAGCATGTCTTGGGGCTGGATTAGGGTATGGCCTCGCTGAGCCTTTCGGTTACGCCGGCACTCTCGGTGCTCCTTGCGGAGCGTACGGTAGTTACGGTGCCTACGGTGGCTACGGACTTGGTGCCGTCGGTGCGTCCTACGGAGGAGGTCTTGTAGTAACCAGTGCTTCTGATTACCCTACTGGAGTAACTGTTCTCTCTGAAAACTTCATCGAAGGACCTTTAGCTGTAGCCGGTGCTCTGCCATTTTTGGGTACTGTGGGTCTTGAAGGTATCCTGCCAACCGCTGGTGCTGGTGTTGTCTCATACGGCTGTGGCAACGGAGAGGTCGCCATCTTGGCTGAGGATGTTGCTCCTCTTGGTCTCGGCTACGGTGGACTCGGATACGCTGGACTTGGCTACGATGGAATTGGCTATGGTGGATTCGGCTACGGCGGTCTCGGCTGTGGTGGTCTCGGCTACGATGGACTCGGCTTCGGTGGTCTCGGCTACGGTGGTCTCGGCTACGATGGACTCGGCTACGGCGGTCTCGGCTACGGAGGTTTCCGTGGAGGTTGTGGATGTGGTGCTCTCATCTAa
- the LOC125074380 gene encoding chorion class B protein PC10-like: MMKAVLFVCAHALLIQCIAGQYIGSRLAAPCGAALAAAPIAAPCGFEAAAVPASNGGGLGVSSASAVPPSGVSVLSENAIEGTLAVTGALPFLGTVALEGALPTAGAGAVNYACGSGVVTILAEDIAPAGIAGPLGYGVGPLAVDAVGYGPFGYGIGPLAGPYARAGCGCSTVI; encoded by the exons aTGATGAAAGCTGTTCTCTTCGTCTGCGCTCATGCGCTCTTGATCCAG TGTATCGCGGGACAGTACATTGGATCTAGACTGGCCGCTCCTTGTGGTGCTGCTTTGGCAGCTGCTCCCATAGCAGCTCCTTGTGGATTCGAAGCTGCTGCCGTTCCAGCTTCCAATGGAGGTGGACTCGGCGTATCAAGTGCATCAGCCGTACCACCGAGCGGAGTATCTGTGTTATCTGAAAACGCCATCGAAGGAACTCTTGCTGTCACCGGCGCTCTGCCGTTCTTAGGAACTGTGGCTTTAGAAGGCGCTCTGCCGACTGCTGGTGCTGGTGCTGTTAATTACGCCTGTGGCAGTGGAGTCGTGACCATATTGGCTGAAGATATTGCACCCGCTGGAATAGCTGGTCCACTTGGGTACGGTGTTGGTCCTTTGGCTGTTGATGCGGTCGGCTACGGTCCCTTCGGCTACGGTATCGGACCCTTAGCTGGTCCATACGCTCGCGCTGGTTGCGGTTGTAGTactgtcatataa
- the LOC125074236 gene encoding chorion class B protein PC10-like isoform X2 yields MYKAVLLVCALGLTIQSIAGACLGAGLGYGLAEPFGYAGTLGAPCGAYGSYGAYGGYGLGAVGASYGGGLVVTSASDYPTGVTVLSENFIEGPLAVAGALPFLGTVGLEGILPTAGAGVVSYGCGNGEVAILAEDVAPLGLGYGGLGYAGLGYDGIGYGGFGYGGLGCGGLGYDGLGFGGLGYGGLGYDGLGYGGLGYGGFRGGCGCGALI; encoded by the exons ATGTACAAGGCTGTGCTTTTGGTCTGCGCTCTGGGGCTCACGATCCag tccaTTGCTGGAGCATGTCTTGGGGCTGGATTAGGGTATGGCCTCGCTGAGCCTTTCGGTTACGCCGGCACTCTCGGTGCTCCTTGCGGAGCGTACGGTAGTTACGGTGCCTACGGTGGCTACGGACTTGGTGCCGTCGGTGCGTCCTACGGAGGAGGTCTTGTAGTAACCAGTGCTTCTGATTACCCTACTGGAGTAACTGTTCTCTCTGAAAACTTCATCGAAGGACCTTTAGCTGTAGCCGGTGCTCTGCCATTTTTGGGTACTGTGGGTCTTGAAGGTATCCTGCCAACCGCTGGTGCTGGTGTTGTCTCATACGGCTGTGGCAACGGAGAGGTCGCCATCTTGGCTGAGGATGTTGCTCCTCTTGGTCTCGGCTACGGTGGACTCGGATACGCTGGACTTGGCTACGATGGAATTGGCTATGGTGGATTCGGCTACGGCGGTCTCGGCTGTGGTGGTCTCGGCTACGATGGACTCGGCTTCGGTGGTCTCGGCTACGGTGGTCTCGGCTACGATGGACTCGGCTACGGCGGTCTCGGCTACGGAGGTTTCCGTGGAGGTTGTGGATGTGGTGCTCTCATCTAa
- the LOC125074238 gene encoding glycine-rich protein-like: protein MYKVVLLVCALALTIQSIAGACIGAGLGVGPFGVAGPLGLAEPFGYGGPLGLAGPLGLAEPFGLGGPLGLVEPFGLAEPCGLGPLGAPYGAYGAYGLGYGIGNYAGPFRAGLGFGAYI, encoded by the exons ATGTACAAGGTTGTGCTTTTGGTCTGCGCTCTGGCGCTCACGATCCag TCCATTGCTGGAGCATGCATTGGAGCTGGATTGGGTGTCGGACCCTTCGGTGTTGCTGGACCTCTCGGCCTCGCTGAACCTTTTGGTTACGGCGGTCCTTTGGGTCTTGCTGGACCTCTTGGCCTCGCTGAACCTTTTGGTCTCGGCGGACCTTTGGGTCTTGTTGAACCTTTCGGACTCGCTGAGCCTTGTGGTCTAGGTCCACTAGGTGCTCCTTACGGAGCATACGGTGCCTACGGTCTCGGCTACGGCATCGGCAACTATGCTGGACCTTTCCGTGCTGGTTTGGGATTCGGAGCTTACATCTAA
- the LOC125074374 gene encoding chorion class CB protein PC404-like has translation MTFKLFFICVLATVIQKTTPQFIGSTINNGFNRNSINSFEKGHGLYGPNIAYPANAYDAIASGIYGPANPLAYGGIANTISGPANACDGTVYGLSLDTLAASRCGGFSVRSSSPIGVNGIFIETENMVIEGPLSVTGELPFLGTVALEGTLPANGNGAVSYGCGDGNVAILNEEYPPIAPAGPAGYGCKTIPTPGPTPAVSGQYAYNRLGPYGARGFY, from the exons ATGacgtttaagttattttttatctgtgttctCGCTACTGTCATTCAG aaaacTACACCCCAATTTATTGGcagtacaataaataatggCTTTAATAGAAACTCAATCAATTCATTTGAAAAAGGGCATGGACTTTACGGTCCAAATATAGCATATCCTGCTAATGCTTACGATGCTATTGCAAGTGGTATTTACGGACCTGCCAATCCACTGGCATACGGCGGTATAGCGAATACTATTTCTGGTCCAGCCAATGCATGCGACGGTACGGTCTACGGGCTGAGTTTAGACACGCTGGCCGCATCTCGCTGTGGTGGCTTTTCCGTGAGAAGTTCATCACCAATTGGAGTGAATGGCATTTTCATTGAAACAGAAAACATGGTGATTGAAGGTCCATTATCAGTCACTGGCGAGTTGCCATTTTTAGGAACTGTAGCTTTAGAAGGCACATTGCCAGCTAATGGTAACGGCGCTGTTTCATATGGCTGCGGTGATGGCAATGTTGCCATTTTAAATGAAGAATATCCGCCCATTGCACCTGCTGGACCTGCAGGATATGGCTGCAAGACGATACCGACACCTGGACCGACACCCGCTGTATCTGGACAATATGCTTACAACAGACTAGGTCCATATGGAGCACGTGGATTTTACTAG
- the LOC125074375 gene encoding chorion class B protein PC10-like produces MFIRNISLLLSTITIQMIAGQCLRSAYNTGVYSNEIAAANIVAETAALASAAAAGIAYGPVANALAYAPVYEPICSIGVPGLTFGLTLAELAASNGNGLRVRSGSPIPPSGVTVESDNMLIEGPLAVTGQLPFLGVVALEGPLPAAGAGAVAYGCGNGNVGIVNENVAPVAPAYPNAYAPGYPSAALAPGYPNALGLAGYPAGPGCGCAAVY; encoded by the exons ATGTTTATCAGAAATATTAGTCTTCTATTGTCAACCATAACGATTCAG ATGATTGCTGGGCAATGCTTAAGAAGTGCGTACAATACTGGCGTATACAGCAACGAAATCGCTGCAGCAAATATAGTCGCTGAAACCGCAGCTCTAGCAAGCGCTGCAGCCGCTGGAATTGCATACGGACCAGTTGCAAATGCTTTAGCATATGCACCAGTATATGAACCCATCTGTTCTATTGGAGTACCTGGACTCACTTTTGGTCTAACCTTGGCTGAACTTGCCGCGTCAAATGGAAACGGTCTCCGCGTCAGAAGCGGCTCGCCCATACCACCCAGTGGTGTAACAGTGGAATCAGATAACATGCTTATCGAAGGTCCATTAGCTGTTACTGGTCAACTGCCGTTCTTAGGTGTGGTGGCTTTGGAAGGTCCGTTACCTGCGGCTGGAGCTGGTGCGGTAGCTTATGGTTGTGGTAATGGAAACGTTGGAATTGTGAACGAGAATGTGGCTCCAGTTGCGCCAGCTTATCCAAATGCCTACGCTCCGGGATACCCCAGTGCCGCGCTTGCGCCTGGGTATCCTAACGCTCTAGGCCTCGCTGGATACCCCGCTGGGCCGGGATGTGGCTGTGCTGCTGTGTATtga
- the LOC125074376 gene encoding chorion class A proteins Ld9-like, producing the protein MYFTILTFIFIQTLVTQKVLCQYGSYGAGLANPNAYGDINAAFGHNYGHQHGLANGLGLGLAHGLASGLGPGVGPGLGPNLGLGVGPSLGPGIGPNLGLGIGPNLGSGFGTGLAPGLALNSYNAGVDLALDVATQINRASGTGYGEITVVGEMPVIGNTLVAGQVPIIGSVRFAGDVPAAGRVSVFGTCGCGCGFGNGNYNLI; encoded by the exons ATGTACTTTACAATTcttactttcatttttattcagaCACTTGTAACTCAG aaaGTGCTTTGTCAATATGGAAGTTATGGAGCTGGTCTCGCAAATCCAAATGCTTATGGTGATATAAACGCAGCTTTCGGTCATAACTATGGCCATCAACATGGCTTGGCGAACGGCTTGGGACTTGGCTTGGCGCATGGTTTGGCATCTGGCTTAGGACCTGGCGTAGGCCCTGGCTTAGGACCTAACTTAGGACTTGGCGTAGGACCTAGCCTTGGACCTGGTATAGGACCTAACTTAGGTCTTGGCATAGGACCTAATCTTGGATCCGGTTTTGGAACAGGTTTAGCACCTGGGCTGGCTTTGAATTCATACAATGCAGGCGTGGACCTGGCGCTTGACGTAGCCACACAAATAAACAGAGCCAGCGGGACTGGCTATGGCGAAATAACGGTAGTTGGTGAAATGCCCGTGATTGGTAACACTCTCGTCGCTGGTCAAGTACCTATCATTGGTTCAGTAAGATTTGCAGGAGATGTGCCAGCCGCTGGCAGAGTCTCTGTATTTGGCACGTGCGGGTGTGGATGCGGTTTCGGTAATGGtaattataatctaatttag
- the LOC125074378 gene encoding chorion class B protein PC10-like produces MYKAVLLVCVQALTIQSIACQCIGAGFSAAPWASVAPCAAAAPLAVAAGPCGAYGPAAFAASNGGGFGVSSASPIPATGVSVISENAIEGALTVTGVLPFLGTVALDGVLPTAGAGVVSYGCGNGEVAIVAENIAPIGIGAPLGYADAYGYGPYGYGSGPLPGPYSRPGCGCGGLI; encoded by the exons ATGTACAAGGCTGTGCTTTTGGTCTGCGTTCAGGCGCTCACGATCcag TCAATCGCTTGTCAGTGTATTGGCGCTGGATTTTCTGCAGCTCCCTGGGCATCAGTCGCACCCTGCGCTGCCGCTGCTCCTTTAGCAGTAGCTGCTGGTCCCTGTGGTGCCTACGGCCCAGCTGCTTTTGCCGCTTCCAATGGAGGCGGTTTTGGAGTATCAAGCGCTTCTCCTATCCCAGCAACTGGGGTATCCGTTATATCCGAAAACGCAATTGAAGGAGCCCTCACAGTTACTGGGGTACTGCCGTTCTTAGGAACAGTGGCTTTAGATGGTGTGCTACCAACCGCTGGTGCTGGTGTTGTCTCATACGGTTGCGGCAATGGAGAAGTGGCAATAGTAGCAGAAAACATTGCTCCTATTGGTATTGGAGCTCCACTTGGCTATGCTGATGCCTACGGCTACGGTCCCTATGGCTACGGAAGCGGTCCGCTACCTGGCCCTTACTCTCGCCCTGGTTGTGGTTGTGGTGGCCTCATATAG
- the LOC125074354 gene encoding glycine-rich protein-like yields the protein MYKSVLLFCALGLTIESIAGACIGAGLGVGPLGVAGPLGLAEPFGFGGPLDFAGPLGLAEPCGLGAPYGAYGAYGLGYGIDNYAGPFRAGLGYGVLI from the exons ATGTACAAGTCTGTACTTTTGTTCTGCGCTCTGGGGCTCACGATCGAG TCCATTGCTGGAGCATGCATTGGAGCCGGATTGGGTGTCGGACCCTTGGGTGTTGCTGGACCTCTCGGCCTTGCTGAACCTTTTGGTTTCGGCGGACCTTTGGATTTTGCTGGTCCCCTAGGTCTCGCTGAACCTTGTGGTCTTGGTGCTCCTTATGGAGCATACGGTGCTTACGGTCTCGGCTACGGCATCGACAACTATGCTGGACCTTTCCGCGCTGGTTTGGGATACGGAGTTCTCATCTAA
- the LOC125074381 gene encoding chorion class CA protein ERA.1-like, translating to MSTFAFLLLCVQACLVQNAFSQCLYGGIGPGIAGPALAREAVLAGTALGLGVGLAPAAVAAYPAAYGGAGVGDVGVAGEMGVAGTTAVAGQVPILGAVEFGGVVPAAGTVAITGSCGCGCNGPYIL from the exons ATGTCTACCTTTGCTTTCCTCCTCCTCTGCGTCCAAGCTTGCTTGGTTCAG aatgcATTCAGCCAGTGCCTATATGGTGGTATTGGACCAGGTATCGCCGGCCCTGCACTAGCCAGGGAAGCTGTTCTAGCTGGCACTGCATTAGGCTTGGGTGTTGGTCTTGCTCCCGCTGCTGTCGCCGCATATCCCGCTGCATACGGTGGTGCCGGTGTCGGTGACGTCGGTGTAGCCGGTGAGATGGGCGTCGCTGGTACCACTGCGGTTGCCGGTCAAGTGCCGATACTCGGTGCCGTTGAATTTGGTGGTGTAGTTCCAGCTGCTGGAACTGTCGCCATTACTGGAAGCTGTGGCTGCGGATGCAACGGACCTTATATCTTATGA